A region of Kribbella sp. NBC_01245 DNA encodes the following proteins:
- a CDS encoding antitoxin produces the protein MNDFQDKAKDFLENAIKEHPDKIKEGLEKAGDLIDKQTGGKYADKIDQAQEKAGEYVDSRSGQAGQPEAPAEPAQTEPGQAEGEAAGESGGVAGESSEEAGGAVVGGTPPDVEEQPGRSAGADASNTEPGATATEGSDTGIGEAAGESSDSAAGETTTDASGNDSAAAGDDTAGEAADAGEATGASEAADADEASAGEAAGAGEAAGDTVVNEGGESSDVAATAGEDTTAANEASGGGDEAGTNEASGGAEAVAGGDASGDGGEAGREGLPGPR, from the coding sequence ATGAACGATTTCCAGGACAAGGCCAAGGACTTCCTCGAGAACGCGATCAAGGAACACCCCGACAAGATCAAGGAAGGTCTGGAGAAGGCCGGCGACCTGATCGACAAGCAGACCGGCGGCAAGTACGCGGACAAGATCGACCAGGCTCAGGAGAAGGCCGGGGAGTACGTCGATTCCCGCTCTGGACAGGCCGGCCAGCCGGAGGCACCCGCCGAACCCGCCCAGACGGAACCCGGCCAGGCGGAGGGCGAAGCCGCAGGGGAGTCGGGCGGCGTCGCGGGGGAGTCGTCGGAGGAAGCCGGCGGCGCGGTGGTTGGGGGTACGCCGCCGGATGTTGAGGAGCAGCCGGGTCGTTCGGCCGGAGCGGACGCTTCGAACACGGAGCCGGGTGCCACTGCGACCGAGGGCTCGGACACCGGTATCGGCGAGGCCGCGGGAGAATCCTCGGACTCCGCCGCCGGCGAGACCACGACTGATGCCTCGGGCAACGATTCCGCTGCCGCCGGCGACGACACCGCGGGCGAAGCAGCCGACGCGGGCGAAGCGACCGGTGCTAGCGAAGCAGCCGACGCGGACGAGGCGAGTGCTGGCGAAGCGGCCGGTGCTGGGGAGGCGGCGGGGGACACCGTTGTCAACGAGGGTGGGGAAAGTAGCGATGTCGCCGCGACCGCTGGCGAGGACACGACGGCCGCGAACGAGGCGAGTGGTGGTGGGGATGAAGCCGGCACGAACGAAGCGAGTGGTGGTGCGGAGGCGGTGGCTGGCGGGGACGCGAGCGGGGATGGCGGGGAGGCTGGGCGGGAAGGGCTTCCCGGGCCGCGGTAG
- the recA gene encoding recombinase RecA encodes MAGAAKAEKATADREKALATALTQIERQCGKGAVMRLGEHGRAPIDVIPTGSIALDVALGIGGLPRGRVVEIYGPESSGKTTVALHAVANAQRAGGIAAFIDAEHALDPDYAQKLGVDTDALLVSQPDSGEQALEIADMLIRSGAIDIVVIDSVAALVPRAEIEGEMGDSHVGLQARLMSQALRKMTGAVSGTNTTAIFINQLREKIGVMFGSPETTTGGKALKFYASVRLDVRRIESLKDGTDFVGNRTRVKVVKNKVAPPFKQAEFDIIYGQGISREGSLLDLGVEQGFVRKAGAWFTYDSDQLGQGRENARNFLRDNPDLANELEKKIKEKMGIGPVVDQPAAAAEPVDVDF; translated from the coding sequence ATGGCTGGTGCAGCGAAGGCGGAGAAGGCGACCGCAGACCGCGAGAAGGCTCTGGCGACGGCGCTGACGCAGATCGAGCGTCAGTGCGGCAAGGGTGCGGTCATGCGGCTCGGCGAGCACGGCCGCGCACCGATCGACGTGATTCCGACCGGTTCGATCGCGCTCGACGTCGCGCTCGGTATCGGCGGTCTGCCGCGCGGCCGGGTGGTGGAGATCTACGGCCCGGAATCGTCGGGTAAGACGACGGTCGCGTTGCACGCGGTCGCCAACGCCCAGCGCGCCGGCGGTATCGCCGCGTTCATCGACGCGGAGCACGCGCTCGATCCGGATTACGCGCAGAAGCTCGGTGTCGACACCGACGCCCTGCTGGTCTCCCAGCCGGACTCCGGTGAGCAGGCGCTGGAGATCGCCGACATGCTGATCCGCTCCGGCGCGATCGACATCGTCGTGATCGACTCGGTGGCCGCGCTGGTGCCGCGCGCCGAGATCGAGGGCGAGATGGGCGACAGCCACGTCGGTCTGCAGGCGCGGCTGATGAGCCAGGCGCTGCGGAAGATGACCGGTGCCGTCAGCGGGACCAACACGACCGCGATCTTCATCAACCAGCTGCGCGAGAAGATCGGCGTCATGTTCGGCTCCCCGGAGACCACCACCGGTGGTAAGGCGCTGAAGTTCTACGCGTCGGTCCGGCTGGATGTGCGCCGGATCGAGTCGCTCAAGGACGGTACCGACTTCGTCGGCAACCGGACCCGGGTGAAGGTCGTGAAGAACAAGGTGGCGCCGCCGTTCAAGCAGGCCGAGTTCGACATCATCTATGGCCAGGGCATCAGCCGCGAGGGCAGCCTGCTGGACCTCGGTGTCGAGCAGGGCTTCGTGCGCAAGGCCGGCGCGTGGTTCACCTACGACAGCGACCAGCTCGGCCAGGGCCGGGAGAACGCGCGGAACTTCCTGCGCGACAACCCCGACCTGGCCAACGAGCTGGAGAAGAAGATCAAGGAAAAGATGGGCATCGGCCCAGTGGTGGACCAGCCGGCCGCCGCGGCCGAGCCGGTCGATGTCGACTTCTGA
- a CDS encoding helix-turn-helix transcriptional regulator — protein MDTAARVLRLLSLLQTRPVWDGPELAARLGVTTRTVRRDVTRLRSLGYPVEADAGHGGGYHLGHGGRLPPLLLDDDEAVAIAVGLRVATTTTVSGVEESAIAALTKLHQVLPVRLREQVAAVAGSTIQLPRGDLPSVDAEVLVVLAAGCRWTEGIKFTYRDHAGQESQRSVEPLRIVHTGRRWYLVARDRDREAWRTFRIDRIVGPALTGQRYSFDDPPDPVALVAEGTAVVPWEIEARVLVHAGAEDVARVVPAGDGVVEAVDASSCVLRFAANDLGPLVAYAARIPWDFDVLAPAELRDAIHELGERLTRAGRHVAVGNG, from the coding sequence ATGGATACCGCTGCCCGCGTGCTCCGGCTGTTGTCGCTGCTCCAGACCCGTCCGGTTTGGGACGGGCCGGAGCTCGCCGCCCGGCTGGGCGTCACCACCAGGACGGTACGGCGGGACGTGACGAGGCTGCGGTCCCTCGGCTATCCGGTCGAGGCCGATGCGGGGCATGGCGGCGGCTACCACCTCGGCCATGGCGGGCGCCTGCCGCCGCTCTTGCTGGACGACGATGAGGCTGTCGCGATCGCCGTGGGCCTGCGAGTCGCGACGACCACTACGGTCTCCGGGGTCGAGGAATCCGCCATCGCCGCATTGACGAAGCTGCACCAGGTGTTGCCGGTGCGACTCCGCGAGCAAGTGGCAGCGGTGGCCGGCAGCACGATCCAGCTGCCGCGGGGCGATCTGCCGTCGGTGGATGCGGAAGTGCTCGTCGTCCTCGCCGCAGGTTGTCGTTGGACCGAGGGCATCAAGTTCACGTATCGCGATCACGCGGGTCAGGAGAGCCAGCGGTCGGTCGAGCCGTTGCGAATCGTCCACACCGGCAGGCGTTGGTACCTGGTGGCTAGAGACCGTGATCGCGAGGCGTGGCGGACATTCCGGATTGACCGGATCGTCGGGCCGGCCTTGACTGGGCAGCGGTATAGCTTCGACGATCCGCCGGATCCGGTCGCGCTTGTCGCTGAAGGAACTGCCGTTGTCCCGTGGGAGATCGAGGCTCGCGTGCTCGTCCACGCGGGGGCCGAAGACGTTGCGCGCGTCGTACCGGCTGGTGATGGTGTTGTGGAGGCCGTCGACGCGAGCTCTTGCGTACTGCGGTTCGCGGCGAACGACCTGGGCCCGTTGGTGGCTTACGCCGCGCGGATTCCGTGGGATTTCGACGTACTCGCGCCGGCCGAATTGCGCGACGCGATCCACGAGCTTGGCGAACGCCTCACGCGAGCCGGCCGTCACGTTGCCGTCGGCAACGGTTAG
- the rny gene encoding ribonuclease Y, translating into MVALALPDAASIGLVLIGVLIVALLGWIGSSLSRRKVADMTATAKAQSELELATARAEAATVGDQIRRQAEDDASAIRTRAEDDATAIRTRAEDVERLSIEARREAEHRAEEVRREAEEVRREAEQRAVDVRREAESEAQSIREDLREQRLEMERREHRLTEREERLDEQHRSIEERQNELTVQLAELDQKRAEIRSLEEERRRILEGVANLTAEQAKAELVTAMEAEAKRHAHSMVREIERQAQDEGEVRARKIITGAVQRLASEQTSESVVSVVHLPSDDMKGRIIGREGRNIRSFEQTTGVNLIIDDTPEAVLLSCFDPVRRETARLTLDSLVLDGRIHPSRIEEVYERSRGEVAELCQRAAEDAMAEVGITELHPELIRTMGLLRYRTSYGQNVLKHLIESAHLAGMMAAELGLDVKRCKRGAFLHDIGKALTHESEGSHAIVGAELARKYGEDDDVVHCIEAHHNEVEVRTVEAVLTQAADAVSGGRPGARRESLEAYVQRLERLEEIAMFHDGVEKVFAMQAGREIRVMVLPDAVDDIAAQVMARDIAKQVEEELTYPGQIRVTVVRESRATEVAK; encoded by the coding sequence ATGGTGGCTTTGGCTTTGCCGGATGCGGCATCCATAGGTCTTGTCCTGATCGGTGTGCTGATCGTGGCCCTGCTGGGCTGGATCGGGTCGTCGTTGTCACGCCGCAAGGTGGCCGATATGACCGCGACCGCGAAGGCGCAGTCCGAGCTGGAGTTGGCGACCGCCCGGGCCGAGGCAGCGACGGTGGGCGACCAGATCCGGCGGCAGGCCGAGGATGACGCGTCGGCCATTCGCACTCGAGCTGAGGATGACGCAACCGCGATCCGTACTCGCGCCGAGGATGTCGAGCGGTTGTCGATCGAGGCGCGCCGCGAGGCCGAGCACCGGGCGGAGGAGGTTCGCCGCGAGGCCGAGGAAGTACGGCGCGAGGCGGAACAGCGCGCGGTCGACGTACGGCGGGAAGCGGAGTCCGAGGCGCAGTCGATTCGCGAGGACTTGCGCGAGCAGCGGCTCGAGATGGAGCGGCGCGAGCACCGGCTGACCGAGCGCGAAGAGCGGCTCGACGAACAGCACCGCAGTATCGAGGAACGCCAGAACGAGCTGACCGTGCAACTGGCGGAGCTCGACCAGAAGCGTGCCGAGATTCGCAGTCTGGAAGAGGAGCGCCGACGCATTCTCGAAGGCGTCGCGAACCTCACCGCCGAGCAGGCGAAGGCCGAGCTGGTCACCGCGATGGAGGCCGAGGCGAAGCGGCACGCGCATTCGATGGTGCGGGAGATCGAGCGCCAGGCGCAGGACGAGGGCGAGGTCCGCGCGCGCAAGATCATCACCGGCGCGGTCCAGCGGCTGGCGTCGGAGCAGACCAGTGAATCGGTCGTTTCCGTCGTCCACCTGCCCAGTGACGACATGAAGGGCCGGATCATCGGTCGCGAGGGCCGCAACATCCGGTCCTTCGAGCAGACCACCGGCGTCAACCTGATCATCGACGACACCCCCGAGGCGGTGCTGCTGTCCTGCTTCGACCCGGTCCGGCGCGAGACCGCCCGGCTGACGCTGGACTCGCTCGTGCTCGACGGCCGGATCCACCCGAGCCGGATCGAAGAGGTGTACGAACGCAGTCGTGGTGAGGTCGCCGAGTTGTGCCAGCGTGCCGCCGAGGATGCGATGGCGGAGGTCGGTATCACCGAGTTGCACCCCGAGTTGATCCGGACGATGGGACTGCTGCGCTACCGGACGTCGTACGGGCAGAACGTGCTGAAGCACCTGATCGAGTCGGCGCATCTCGCGGGCATGATGGCGGCCGAGCTCGGGCTCGACGTCAAACGCTGCAAGCGCGGCGCGTTCCTGCACGACATCGGCAAGGCTCTAACGCACGAGTCGGAGGGCAGTCACGCGATCGTGGGCGCCGAGCTGGCCCGCAAGTACGGCGAGGACGATGACGTCGTGCACTGCATCGAGGCGCACCACAACGAGGTCGAGGTGCGTACGGTCGAGGCCGTGCTGACCCAGGCCGCCGACGCGGTCAGTGGTGGGCGGCCGGGCGCGCGGCGCGAATCGCTGGAGGCTTACGTGCAGCGGCTCGAGCGGCTCGAGGAGATCGCGATGTTCCACGATGGCGTGGAGAAGGTCTTCGCGATGCAGGCCGGTCGCGAGATCCGCGTGATGGTGCTGCCGGACGCCGTGGACGACATCGCGGCGCAGGTGATGGCTCGCGATATCGCCAAGCAGGTCGAGGAAGAACTCACCTACCCCGGCCAGATCCGCGTCACCGTCGTCCGCGAATCCCGCGCCACAGAGGTCGCTAAATAG
- the rfbB gene encoding dTDP-glucose 4,6-dehydratase, with product MKIFVTGGAGFIGSHFVRTALSGGYPELGADVAVTVFDSLSYAGNLANLDPVKDQPGFEFVKGDITDLDQVNAAMPGHDAVVHFAAESHVDRSIAGATQFVVTNVLGTQVLLEAALRHGVGPFVHVSTDEVYGSIAEGSWPETDPLQPNSPYAASKASSDLVALSYHRTHGLDVRVTRCSNNYGPYQYPEKVIPLFVTNLVEGEQVPLYGDGLNVRDWLHVDDHCQGIEKVLRGGRPGEVYNIGGGTELTNRELTDRLVGAFGKGEESIRYVEDRKGHDRRYSVNWNKIRDELGYQPRHDFDSGLADTIAWFRANENWWRPLKYPQS from the coding sequence GTGAAGATCTTCGTCACCGGTGGTGCCGGTTTCATCGGCTCCCACTTCGTCCGGACGGCCTTGTCCGGCGGTTACCCCGAGCTGGGCGCGGACGTGGCCGTCACGGTGTTCGACTCGCTCAGCTACGCGGGTAACCTGGCGAACCTCGACCCGGTGAAGGACCAGCCGGGCTTCGAGTTCGTCAAGGGCGACATCACCGATCTGGACCAGGTCAACGCCGCGATGCCCGGCCACGACGCGGTGGTGCACTTCGCCGCCGAGTCGCATGTGGACCGGTCGATCGCGGGCGCCACCCAGTTCGTGGTGACGAACGTGCTCGGCACCCAGGTGCTGCTCGAGGCCGCGCTCCGGCACGGCGTCGGCCCGTTCGTGCACGTCTCGACCGACGAGGTCTACGGCTCGATCGCCGAAGGCTCGTGGCCCGAGACCGACCCGCTGCAGCCCAATTCGCCGTACGCCGCTTCGAAGGCCTCGAGCGATCTGGTCGCGCTGTCGTACCACCGGACCCACGGTCTGGATGTGCGGGTCACGCGTTGCTCGAACAACTACGGCCCGTACCAGTACCCGGAGAAGGTCATTCCGCTCTTCGTCACGAACCTGGTCGAGGGCGAGCAGGTCCCGTTGTACGGTGACGGGCTGAACGTGCGCGACTGGCTGCACGTCGACGACCACTGCCAGGGCATCGAGAAGGTGCTGCGCGGTGGCCGGCCGGGCGAGGTCTACAACATCGGCGGTGGCACCGAGCTCACCAACCGCGAGCTGACCGATCGCCTGGTCGGCGCCTTCGGCAAGGGCGAGGAGAGCATCCGCTACGTCGAGGACCGCAAGGGCCACGACCGGCGTTATTCGGTGAACTGGAACAAGATCCGCGACGAACTGGGCTATCAGCCGCGGCACGACTTCGACTCGGGTCTGGCCGACACCATCGCCTGGTTCCGCGCGAACGAGAACTGGTGGCGCCCCCTGAAATACCCGCAATCCTGA
- a CDS encoding alpha/beta hydrolase family protein, translating to MRFTSEASSDGVCEQLFTLGEIPGVLWTPEGAVGTRPLIVMGHGGGQHKLAPGIQAHARRFVAECDVAVVAVDVLGHGDRPRDEEFDRLATEEQARVEAGEELAPLLAGFQEFVARPTVTEWQVVLDAVQQLEYVGAGPVGYWGLSLGCGLGVPFVAAEPRVRAAVLGLCGAALVSAEDAAGITVPVEFLVQWDDERVPRDQSLALFDAFASVEKTLHANPGKHGEIPGFELDSTLRFFSRHLA from the coding sequence ATGCGCTTCACCTCTGAGGCGTCGTCCGACGGCGTCTGCGAACAGCTCTTTACCCTTGGCGAGATTCCCGGCGTGCTGTGGACGCCGGAAGGTGCCGTCGGTACTCGCCCCCTGATCGTGATGGGACACGGCGGTGGCCAGCACAAGTTGGCCCCCGGCATCCAGGCCCATGCGCGCCGTTTCGTGGCCGAGTGCGATGTCGCGGTGGTGGCGGTCGACGTGCTCGGCCATGGCGACCGGCCGAGGGACGAGGAGTTCGACCGGCTCGCGACCGAGGAACAGGCTCGCGTGGAGGCCGGGGAAGAGTTGGCTCCACTGCTTGCCGGCTTCCAGGAATTCGTAGCCCGCCCGACCGTCACGGAATGGCAGGTGGTGCTGGATGCAGTCCAGCAGCTCGAGTACGTCGGCGCCGGTCCGGTGGGCTACTGGGGGCTCTCGCTGGGGTGCGGACTCGGTGTTCCGTTTGTTGCCGCCGAACCGCGGGTCCGCGCGGCGGTGTTGGGCCTGTGCGGGGCTGCCCTGGTCTCGGCCGAGGACGCCGCGGGGATCACCGTCCCGGTGGAGTTCCTGGTGCAGTGGGACGATGAGCGGGTGCCGCGTGACCAGAGCTTGGCGCTGTTTGACGCCTTCGCCTCAGTCGAGAAGACGCTGCACGCCAACCCCGGCAAGCACGGGGAGATCCCGGGCTTCGAGCTGGACAGCACGCTGAGGTTCTTCTCCCGGCACCTCGCCTGA
- a CDS encoding MerR family transcriptional regulator gives MDGSTLYSIGELARRTGLSVKTVRFYSDRGIVLPVDRSPAGYRRYDLNAVARLDLVRTLRDLGLDLATIQQVLDHEVSLTDVATAHAEALAVQIRTLRLRRAVLTAVAKRGSTPEELDLMHKLANLSEAERHHLINDFLNDVFSAAPATTPTAGGGVASTGVPGVAPAAGRGVASAAGLGSASSDASRVVVRRGGVVVGGVDGGFAAARRSMTPELPENPEPEQVEAWVELAELMSEADFRAGIRQLVQDHAADLDRAVAIASTSEGTDGRGGAGVRRGFIATVREVVRPALQGGVEPSSAAAKVVVSKLVAEFVGFAGCPGSAGCRESDEELRAMLLRRLESAAEPGRQRYLELLAVINGWPKPEALTPTLAWSIEAVRARRRLV, from the coding sequence ATGGACGGCAGCACGTTGTACTCGATCGGCGAACTGGCTCGGCGTACCGGGCTCTCGGTGAAGACCGTGCGGTTCTATTCCGATCGCGGGATCGTGCTGCCGGTTGACCGGAGCCCGGCCGGCTATCGCCGTTACGACCTCAACGCCGTCGCCCGCCTCGACCTCGTGCGTACTCTGCGCGACCTCGGACTTGACCTCGCCACGATCCAGCAAGTGCTCGATCACGAGGTATCGCTGACCGACGTCGCCACCGCACACGCCGAGGCCCTGGCGGTGCAGATCCGCACCCTGCGGTTGCGGCGTGCGGTGCTCACGGCGGTAGCGAAGCGCGGGTCTACCCCCGAGGAGCTGGACCTGATGCACAAACTCGCGAATCTCTCCGAAGCCGAACGCCACCACCTCATCAACGACTTCCTCAACGACGTATTCAGTGCCGCTCCAGCCACCACACCAACCGCTGGTGGCGGTGTCGCATCGACCGGAGTACCTGGCGTCGCACCGGCCGCTGGTCGCGGTGTCGCGTCGGCCGCTGGTCTGGGTAGCGCGTCCAGTGATGCATCCCGGGTGGTGGTTCGACGTGGCGGGGTGGTGGTTGGTGGGGTGGATGGTGGGTTTGCTGCGGCGAGGCGTTCGATGACGCCTGAGTTGCCGGAGAATCCTGAGCCGGAGCAAGTCGAAGCATGGGTTGAGCTGGCTGAGCTTATGAGTGAGGCCGACTTTCGCGCAGGTATTCGTCAGCTGGTCCAGGACCATGCGGCTGATCTCGACCGGGCCGTGGCGATTGCGTCGACTTCCGAAGGCACCGATGGTCGCGGTGGGGCTGGCGTTCGGCGGGGCTTTATTGCGACGGTTCGGGAGGTCGTTCGGCCTGCGTTGCAAGGGGGTGTCGAGCCGAGCTCTGCCGCGGCTAAGGTTGTGGTCTCGAAGCTGGTTGCGGAGTTTGTGGGATTCGCTGGTTGTCCTGGATCCGCCGGTTGTCGTGAAAGTGACGAAGAGCTTCGGGCCATGTTGCTAAGGCGATTGGAGAGCGCGGCCGAACCTGGTCGGCAGCGCTATCTGGAGTTGCTCGCGGTCATCAACGGCTGGCCGAAGCCAGAGGCTTTGACTCCTACTCTCGCTTGGTCCATTGAGGCCGTGCGGGCCCGCCGGCGCTTGGTTTGA
- a CDS encoding regulatory protein RecX produces MDPALDGPSDPESVARTIVLDKLSVKARTRSELADALAARDIPDEVAAKVLDRFGEVGLIDDAAFASAWVESRHRSRGLASRALAQELRRKGVDDELARDALGELEPEQEAETARALVRRKLPSMRNLERQVAMRRLLGMLARKGYPGGVAMSIIKEEMAASDEELPLLNDSGLETE; encoded by the coding sequence ATGGATCCCGCGCTCGACGGGCCTTCCGACCCGGAGTCGGTGGCCCGCACGATCGTGCTCGACAAGCTCTCCGTCAAGGCGAGGACGCGTTCGGAGCTTGCCGATGCGCTCGCCGCGAGGGACATTCCGGACGAGGTCGCGGCCAAGGTGCTGGACCGTTTCGGCGAGGTCGGCCTGATCGACGACGCCGCTTTCGCCAGTGCCTGGGTCGAGTCCCGTCACCGCAGCCGAGGTCTGGCCAGTCGTGCGCTGGCCCAGGAGCTACGCCGCAAGGGCGTCGACGATGAGCTGGCCCGAGACGCCCTCGGCGAACTCGAGCCCGAGCAAGAAGCCGAAACCGCGCGAGCACTAGTACGGCGCAAGCTGCCGTCCATGCGCAATCTGGAACGGCAAGTCGCCATGCGTCGCCTACTCGGCATGCTCGCCCGCAAGGGATACCCGGGCGGCGTGGCCATGTCGATCATCAAAGAAGAGATGGCCGCCTCCGACGAGGAACTACCCCTCCTCAACGACTCCGGCCTGGAAACCGAGTAG
- a CDS encoding DUF3046 domain-containing protein: MRLTEFWDRMDRHLGPAYSRTWAETQSLPELDGRTVQEAFAAGEHAKTVWRAVWAHLQLPPRDR; this comes from the coding sequence ATGAGGCTCACCGAATTCTGGGATCGCATGGACCGGCATCTCGGTCCGGCGTACTCGCGCACTTGGGCCGAGACCCAGTCCCTGCCCGAGCTCGACGGCCGCACGGTCCAGGAGGCCTTCGCCGCGGGCGAACACGCCAAAACGGTCTGGCGTGCCGTCTGGGCACACCTGCAGTTGCCACCCCGCGACCGCTGA
- a CDS encoding ankyrin repeat domain-containing protein, which produces MTKLSQNLLDLSDFAWQRLRPRVEGMTDEEYFWEPVAGCWTVRKTADGSFRADDHPIPPDPPPFTTLAWRITHIIDILQAERTATWFGHKPRAEDGVPPVPGSAAEAVRALDHAYEVWRRRLAALSQDDFDRQMGEIAGQYGEYDGMAFALHILDELIHHGAEVGVVRDLYRAQQPEDPSVVALLNGDQTADVERVREQRPALIAEAAAGKRWEAVPLLVELGFDVNARDHADRTAAHLAAGTGELDVLRLLVEHGADLAAEDPEFHATPLGWAQWSNQAAAADFLVNQVKLVGGAPTVGG; this is translated from the coding sequence ATGACGAAACTCAGCCAGAACCTGCTGGATCTCTCCGACTTCGCCTGGCAGCGCCTTCGTCCCCGGGTCGAAGGCATGACCGACGAGGAGTACTTCTGGGAGCCGGTCGCGGGCTGTTGGACTGTGCGCAAGACCGCGGACGGCTCGTTCCGGGCCGATGACCACCCGATTCCGCCAGACCCGCCACCGTTCACGACCCTCGCGTGGCGGATCACGCACATCATCGACATCCTCCAGGCGGAGCGGACCGCGACCTGGTTCGGCCACAAGCCGCGCGCCGAAGACGGTGTCCCGCCGGTGCCGGGCAGCGCGGCGGAGGCGGTGCGGGCGCTGGACCACGCCTACGAGGTGTGGCGCCGACGGCTCGCCGCGCTGAGCCAGGACGACTTCGACCGCCAGATGGGCGAAATCGCCGGCCAGTACGGCGAGTACGACGGTATGGCGTTCGCCCTGCACATCCTCGATGAGCTCATCCACCACGGCGCGGAGGTCGGCGTCGTACGCGACCTCTACCGCGCCCAGCAGCCGGAGGACCCGTCCGTGGTCGCCCTGCTGAACGGCGATCAAACCGCGGACGTCGAACGCGTCCGCGAGCAGCGGCCCGCACTGATCGCCGAGGCGGCCGCCGGCAAACGGTGGGAGGCCGTTCCGCTGCTCGTCGAGCTGGGGTTCGACGTCAACGCGCGCGACCACGCGGACCGGACCGCGGCCCACCTCGCCGCCGGTACGGGCGAACTCGATGTACTCCGCCTCCTGGTCGAACACGGCGCCGACCTGGCCGCCGAAGACCCCGAGTTCCACGCCACCCCACTCGGCTGGGCCCAATGGTCCAACCAAGCAGCGGCCGCTGACTTCCTTGTAAACCAGGTGAAACTCGTAGGGGGAGCGCCTACGGTCGGGGGATGA
- a CDS encoding GNAT family N-acetyltransferase, with product MPEVNALHAYVEGQGVGTALMVAAEGLARQWGYDVIGLAVEPGNARARRLYERLGYAEKGEVIDEWTEQADDGTILESHADPAGWPPTPSRCSAFQPASSCVRGGSMMPMRWSRRAATRRTDIDLKGGSAEIVYWVLPALRGAGVVVEATKRVTRWALDDLGLHRLRLCHSVANPASCRVAAKTGYVLEGTMRSALLHADGWHDQHLHALISV from the coding sequence GTGCCAGAGGTCAACGCGCTGCACGCCTACGTGGAGGGGCAAGGCGTCGGTACGGCGTTGATGGTGGCGGCCGAAGGTCTGGCACGGCAATGGGGGTACGACGTGATCGGTCTGGCCGTCGAGCCGGGCAACGCGCGAGCCCGTCGCCTCTACGAACGGCTCGGTTATGCGGAGAAGGGCGAGGTCATCGACGAATGGACCGAGCAAGCCGATGACGGCACCATCCTGGAGTCCCACGCCGACCCGGCCGGATGGCCGCCAACGCCCAGCCGGTGCTCGGCCTTTCAACCAGCCTCGAGTTGCGTCCGTGGCGGCTCGATGATGCCGATGCGCTGGTCGAGGCGAGCCGCGACCCGGCGGACTGATATCGATCTCAAGGGCGGCAGCGCGGAGATCGTCTACTGGGTTCTGCCCGCACTGCGTGGCGCCGGCGTCGTTGTCGAGGCGACGAAGCGGGTCACCCGGTGGGCCTTGGACGACCTGGGTTTGCATCGTCTGCGGTTGTGCCACTCCGTCGCCAATCCGGCCTCTTGCCGGGTCGCGGCCAAGACCGGATACGTACTCGAAGGCACCATGCGCAGCGCGCTACTGCACGCGGACGGCTGGCACGACCAGCACTTGCACGCCTTGATCTCGGTCTGA